A single Pseudodesulfovibrio aespoeensis Aspo-2 DNA region contains:
- a CDS encoding HD-GYP domain-containing protein, producing the protein MISKQKHDIPDGLNEEYYQISTDILGSFNKYRPPLNIFLFKEDVARIMPYYKVGGRLTNEQVEELLAMTNEGIIFVSREDHPVYVKHISYQLDLVLVDKNLKEKEIADIFTQALTRRLKDFFDQPVPMVFEKLWVDLMVLTEYLYEDIRRARALVRRMHKEHSLENHSVNSGFLGLALFGKIKEKTFREGVRRKTFDRLAAGLFLHDLGMAKVPSFIRSKDKPLTGDERTKINGHTKVGYEMLGKLNLKYPEVEQCVMEHHERLNGSGYPMKTTAMEFPGRLCAVADSFCAMVTDRPHSPGLPFLKAAADLAGDARYDKDITKALQLLLMVDLKMKS; encoded by the coding sequence ATGATTTCCAAGCAGAAGCACGACATCCCCGACGGGCTGAACGAAGAATACTACCAGATCAGCACCGATATCCTGGGCAGCTTCAACAAGTACCGCCCGCCGCTCAACATCTTCCTGTTCAAGGAGGATGTCGCTCGGATAATGCCTTATTACAAGGTGGGCGGGCGGCTGACCAACGAGCAGGTGGAGGAATTGCTGGCCATGACCAACGAGGGGATCATCTTTGTCTCGCGTGAGGATCACCCGGTCTACGTCAAGCACATCAGCTACCAGCTCGATCTGGTGCTGGTGGACAAGAACCTCAAGGAAAAGGAGATCGCCGACATCTTCACCCAGGCCCTGACACGCAGGCTCAAGGATTTCTTCGACCAGCCCGTGCCCATGGTCTTCGAGAAGCTCTGGGTGGACCTGATGGTGCTCACCGAATACCTCTATGAGGATATCCGCCGCGCCCGCGCCCTGGTCCGGCGCATGCACAAGGAGCACTCGCTGGAGAACCACAGCGTCAACAGCGGGTTCCTCGGCCTGGCCCTGTTCGGCAAGATCAAGGAAAAGACCTTCCGCGAGGGCGTGCGCCGCAAGACCTTTGATCGGCTGGCCGCGGGGCTGTTCCTGCACGACCTGGGCATGGCCAAGGTGCCGTCTTTCATCCGCTCCAAGGACAAGCCCCTGACCGGCGACGAGCGGACCAAGATCAACGGCCACACCAAGGTGGGCTACGAGATGCTCGGCAAGCTCAACCTCAAGTATCCCGAAGTCGAGCAGTGCGTCATGGAACACCACGAGCGGCTCAACGGCTCAGGGTATCCCATGAAGACCACGGCCATGGAGTTTCCCGGCAGGCTCTGCGCGGTGGCGGACTCGTTCTGCGCCATGGTCACCGACAGGCCCCATTCGCCGGGCCTGCCCTTTCTCAAGGCTGCGGCGGATCTTGCGGGCGACGCGCGCTACGACAAGGATATCACCAAGGCGCTTCAACTGCTGCTGATGGTGGACCTGAAGATGAAGTCGTGA
- the pyk gene encoding pyruvate kinase, whose translation MDRHIKIIATLGPGTGSYEAVKELVESGAKIFRLNFSHGGREFFEKMVGIIRRLEVETGLTLTVMQDLSGPKIRTCDLGLPVFEVEKGTEVMLGTSDKAGKVEGPFICLDIPDLYAGVKEGDSVALSDGMIRFTVIKVEEEFLIRLRATNSGLCPPRKGITFPGKTTPLAPLTDKDKADLAIGMELGVDAVAMSFVQKAEDIRNLRAEMVQYNRRLPIVAKLERVEALKNLPEILRETDGVMVARGDLGLELDLAELPVAQKRIIKACNEAGKPVIVATQMLLSMVNSPMATRAETTDVANAILDGADCVMLSEETAIGRYPGETVRFMRKIAYETEAFMFESGRAEVDRGGEQDNPSTFLAYAAAMLAGKTGAKAIVCHSTSGGTARILASCRPKQSIYALSRDSIVRHFTNFSWGVIPAAPLDVIDDHQERAEVFVRQCPAFEEGDIVIVTAGQPEKGRAMTQTNVVKLYEKLGKDTSGKEGE comes from the coding sequence ATGGACAGGCACATAAAAATCATTGCGACTCTGGGACCTGGAACCGGCTCATACGAGGCGGTCAAGGAGCTGGTGGAATCGGGAGCCAAAATATTCCGCCTCAATTTTTCCCACGGGGGCCGTGAGTTCTTCGAGAAGATGGTCGGCATCATCCGGCGGCTGGAGGTCGAGACCGGGCTGACCCTGACCGTCATGCAGGATCTTTCCGGCCCGAAGATCCGCACCTGCGATCTCGGCCTGCCTGTTTTCGAGGTGGAGAAGGGGACCGAGGTCATGCTCGGCACTTCGGACAAGGCGGGCAAGGTCGAGGGGCCGTTCATCTGCCTCGATATCCCGGACCTCTATGCCGGGGTCAAGGAGGGTGATTCCGTGGCCCTGTCCGACGGCATGATCCGGTTCACGGTCATCAAGGTGGAGGAGGAGTTCCTCATCCGCCTGCGCGCCACCAATTCGGGCCTGTGCCCGCCGCGCAAGGGCATCACCTTTCCCGGCAAGACCACGCCGCTGGCCCCGCTGACCGACAAGGACAAGGCTGATCTGGCCATCGGCATGGAGCTTGGCGTGGACGCGGTGGCCATGAGCTTTGTCCAGAAGGCCGAGGACATCCGCAACCTGCGCGCCGAGATGGTCCAGTACAACCGCCGCCTGCCCATCGTGGCCAAGCTCGAGCGCGTCGAGGCCCTCAAGAACCTGCCCGAGATCCTGCGCGAGACCGACGGTGTCATGGTGGCCCGCGGCGATCTGGGGCTGGAGCTCGACCTGGCCGAGCTCCCGGTGGCCCAGAAGCGCATCATCAAGGCGTGCAACGAGGCGGGCAAGCCGGTCATCGTGGCCACCCAGATGCTTCTGTCCATGGTCAATTCGCCCATGGCAACCAGGGCCGAGACCACGGACGTGGCCAACGCCATCCTCGACGGCGCCGACTGCGTCATGCTCTCCGAGGAGACCGCCATTGGCCGCTACCCCGGCGAGACGGTCCGGTTCATGCGCAAGATCGCCTACGAGACCGAGGCGTTCATGTTCGAGTCGGGCCGGGCCGAGGTGGACCGGGGCGGCGAGCAGGACAATCCCTCCACCTTCCTGGCCTATGCCGCCGCCATGCTGGCGGGCAAGACCGGGGCCAAGGCCATCGTCTGCCACTCCACCTCGGGCGGCACGGCGCGCATCCTGGCCTCCTGCCGCCCCAAGCAGTCCATCTACGCCCTGAGCCGGGACTCCATTGTCCGGCATTTCACCAACTTCTCCTGGGGTGTCATCCCGGCTGCGCCGCTTGATGTCATCGACGACCACCAGGAGCGGGCCGAAGTCTTCGTGCGCCAGTGCCCGGCCTTTGAAGAGGGCGACATTGTCATCGTCACCGCAGGCCAGCCGGAAAAGGGCAGGGCCATGACCCAGACCAACGTGGTCAAGCTGTACGAGAAGCTCGGCAAGGACACTTCCGGCAAAGAAGGGGAATGA
- a CDS encoding division/cell wall cluster transcriptional repressor MraZ: MKFRGHAHRSLDDKGRLILPPDFRDMIRSGVPESVIVLTIFDRHVIGITPAQWARMEDELEKVKTPSRELQNTIRILYSGYTETPVGAQGRIAIPAHLRKSGKLDKDVVVMGAGRRFEIWPADSFERLLDEDYDVSQELAENNVSLPF; the protein is encoded by the coding sequence ATGAAATTCAGAGGTCACGCACACAGAAGCCTGGACGACAAGGGTCGGCTCATATTGCCGCCCGACTTCCGGGACATGATCCGCTCCGGCGTGCCGGAGTCGGTCATCGTGCTGACCATTTTCGACAGGCACGTCATCGGCATCACCCCCGCCCAATGGGCACGCATGGAAGACGAGCTGGAGAAGGTCAAGACTCCCAGCCGTGAACTGCAGAACACTATCCGCATCCTCTACTCCGGCTACACAGAGACGCCGGTCGGCGCGCAGGGGCGCATCGCCATTCCCGCGCACCTGCGCAAGAGCGGCAAGCTGGACAAGGATGTGGTGGTCATGGGCGCGGGGCGCCGTTTCGAGATTTGGCCGGCTGACAGCTTCGAACGTCTGCTCGACGAGGACTACGACGTGTCCCAGGAGCTGGCCGAAAACAACGTCAGCCTGCCGTTCTAG
- the rsmH gene encoding 16S rRNA (cytosine(1402)-N(4))-methyltransferase RsmH, protein MDGRLDPGSIHTTVLLHEVIEWLRPKPGGRYLDGTLGMGGHSHALLERAGQGAELAGLDRDAQALALAGERLAGMGDRAHLFRLPFSRFEEALDALGWETVDGAVLDLGVSSLQLDEAERGFSFLSDGPLDMRMDPDCGPSAADLVNTLKHGDLARIIRTWGEDPLAGKIASAILRARDKEAIMRTLRLAEIVRLAYPPKMRHTARNHPATRTFQGLRIAVNREAEELEHYLQAIVGRLAPGARLAIISFHSLEDRAVKRAFLADAKGCHCPPHQMHCTCNGVPSLKVLTRKPLIPSDDEMARNPRSRSAKLRVAERLGPDGEEA, encoded by the coding sequence ATGGATGGCCGCCTTGATCCAGGGTCCATCCACACGACGGTTCTTTTACATGAAGTGATCGAGTGGCTCCGGCCAAAACCGGGAGGCCGGTACCTGGACGGAACACTCGGCATGGGCGGCCACAGCCACGCGCTCCTGGAGCGCGCGGGCCAGGGGGCCGAGCTTGCCGGACTCGATCGCGATGCGCAGGCGCTTGCCCTGGCCGGGGAGCGTCTTGCCGGGATGGGCGACCGCGCCCACCTTTTCCGCCTGCCGTTCTCAAGGTTTGAGGAAGCCTTGGACGCACTGGGGTGGGAAACGGTGGATGGGGCCGTCCTTGATCTGGGCGTCTCGTCACTCCAGCTTGACGAGGCTGAACGGGGATTCAGCTTCCTGAGCGACGGGCCGCTGGACATGCGCATGGACCCGGACTGCGGCCCCTCGGCTGCGGATTTGGTCAATACGCTCAAGCACGGTGATTTGGCGCGGATCATCAGGACCTGGGGCGAGGATCCCCTGGCCGGAAAAATCGCGTCGGCAATACTGAGAGCACGGGACAAGGAAGCGATCATGAGGACGCTTCGACTGGCAGAGATTGTGCGGCTGGCCTACCCGCCCAAGATGCGGCACACCGCCCGCAACCATCCCGCCACCCGGACCTTTCAGGGACTGCGCATAGCGGTCAACAGGGAAGCAGAGGAACTTGAACATTACCTTCAGGCCATAGTAGGGCGGCTTGCGCCCGGTGCGAGACTGGCGATCATTTCGTTTCACTCCCTGGAGGACAGGGCCGTGAAGCGCGCCTTCCTGGCTGATGCCAAGGGATGCCACTGCCCGCCGCACCAGATGCACTGCACCTGCAACGGCGTGCCTTCGCTCAAGGTGCTGACCAGGAAGCCGCTTATCCCGTCCGATGACGAGATGGCACGCAACCCCCGCAGCCGCAGCGCCAAGCTCCGCGTGGCAGAGCGGCTCGGACCCGATGGAGAAGAGGCATGA
- a CDS encoding penicillin-binding transpeptidase domain-containing protein, whose amino-acid sequence MANESQGRKDHSRVKIGLVAALFALAFAGLWVRAGWVQLHMGSALLSQASRQSLASEFEYGERGRIFDRNGEMLATSVEAKSVYACPFEIADLDKAAGTVAKALGMPLSQIRKKLASKKQFIWVKRQISDREAAALTKADIPGIRLASEFSRIYPNGHLAGQTLGFVDIDGHGLEGVERLFDARMQPGKAKFVVQRDAKGSRLYLDAQGREVNINGLDVRLTLDTHIQHAAEQALANAIEQYKARAGIVLVVEVESGDILAMANQPFFNPNTVKGSNPTQRRLRAVTDVYEPGSTFKPFLFAAALEERVIDPETLINCENGRWKVANRTIRDTHPEGWLPAHKVMRYSSNIGTAKIGLDMGADVYSSYLSKLGFGEKTSLGLSGESSGLVMHPAKWTSVDLAAISFGQAIGVTAVQMARAFLCLANGGVTRDLNLVRDPDPGRKNAAVRVFSPETAATVLSMMKDVVHEDGTGRNARIPGITMAGKTGTAQKAAKGGYGDEYLSSFVALVPADQPKLLVITMIDEPQKANYGSMVAAPVCRDVTVRTLAYYGKVSENLESVVAETVSVDSLADFPLDQAMADPVEQPETGTVPNIRGLTVRRALEVLARRGIVPVLKGQGTTIRDQKPGAGQPWPAEQQREGTDDVFILWLS is encoded by the coding sequence ATGGCAAACGAAAGCCAGGGGCGCAAGGATCACAGCAGGGTGAAGATAGGGCTGGTCGCGGCCCTCTTCGCGCTTGCCTTTGCCGGGCTTTGGGTTCGCGCAGGATGGGTGCAGCTCCACATGGGCAGCGCGCTCCTGAGCCAGGCCTCGCGGCAGAGTCTTGCCTCCGAATTCGAATACGGCGAGCGTGGCCGCATCTTCGACCGCAACGGCGAGATGCTCGCCACCAGCGTGGAAGCCAAGTCCGTCTACGCCTGCCCCTTTGAGATAGCCGACCTGGACAAGGCCGCAGGCACCGTGGCCAAGGCCCTGGGCATGCCCCTGTCGCAAATCAGGAAGAAACTCGCATCCAAGAAACAGTTCATCTGGGTCAAACGGCAGATCAGCGACCGCGAGGCCGCGGCCCTGACCAAGGCCGACATCCCCGGCATCCGGCTGGCCAGCGAGTTCTCGCGCATCTATCCCAACGGCCATCTGGCCGGGCAGACGCTCGGCTTTGTTGACATTGACGGTCACGGGCTCGAGGGCGTGGAGCGCCTGTTTGACGCGCGCATGCAGCCCGGCAAGGCCAAGTTCGTGGTCCAGCGCGATGCCAAGGGCAGCCGCCTCTACCTCGACGCCCAAGGCCGCGAAGTGAACATCAACGGCCTGGACGTGCGCCTGACGCTGGACACCCACATCCAGCACGCCGCCGAGCAGGCCCTGGCCAACGCCATTGAACAGTACAAGGCCCGCGCGGGCATCGTGCTGGTGGTCGAGGTCGAGAGCGGCGACATCCTGGCCATGGCCAACCAGCCCTTCTTCAACCCCAACACGGTCAAGGGGTCCAATCCGACCCAGCGCAGACTGCGCGCCGTGACCGATGTCTACGAGCCGGGCTCGACCTTCAAGCCCTTCCTCTTTGCCGCCGCGCTGGAAGAGCGCGTCATCGACCCGGAAACGCTCATCAACTGCGAGAATGGCCGCTGGAAAGTGGCCAACCGGACCATCCGCGACACCCACCCCGAAGGATGGCTGCCCGCCCACAAGGTAATGCGCTACTCGTCCAACATCGGCACGGCCAAGATCGGCCTGGACATGGGCGCGGACGTGTACAGTTCATACCTGTCCAAGCTTGGATTCGGCGAAAAGACGAGCCTCGGCCTGTCGGGCGAATCCTCCGGCCTGGTCATGCACCCGGCCAAGTGGACCAGCGTGGACCTCGCGGCCATCAGCTTCGGCCAGGCCATCGGGGTCACGGCGGTGCAGATGGCGCGGGCATTCCTGTGTCTGGCCAACGGCGGCGTGACCAGGGATCTCAACCTCGTGCGCGACCCTGATCCGGGTCGCAAGAACGCGGCTGTCCGCGTCTTCAGCCCTGAGACGGCGGCCACGGTGCTCTCCATGATGAAGGACGTGGTCCATGAGGACGGCACCGGGCGCAACGCGCGCATCCCCGGCATCACCATGGCCGGCAAGACCGGCACTGCCCAGAAGGCGGCCAAGGGCGGCTACGGCGACGAATACCTCTCGTCCTTCGTGGCCCTGGTCCCGGCGGACCAGCCCAAGCTGCTGGTCATCACCATGATCGACGAACCCCAGAAAGCCAACTACGGCTCCATGGTCGCGGCCCCTGTCTGCCGCGACGTGACCGTGCGCACCCTGGCCTACTACGGGAAGGTGTCCGAGAACCTTGAATCCGTGGTGGCCGAAACCGTGTCCGTGGATTCGCTGGCAGACTTTCCCCTGGACCAGGCCATGGCCGATCCGGTCGAACAGCCGGAGACCGGCACCGTGCCCAACATCCGGGGGCTGACCGTGCGCCGCGCCCTGGAAGTGCTCGCGAGAAGGGGCATCGTCCCGGTTCTCAAGGGCCAGGGCACAACGATCAGGGACCAGAAACCAGGGGCGGGACAACCGTGGCCCGCAGAGCAACAGAGGGAGGGAACGGATGATGTTTTTATTCTCTGGCTCTCATAG
- a CDS encoding UDP-N-acetylmuramoyl-L-alanyl-D-glutamate--2,6-diaminopimelate ligase, translated as MFLFSGSHSEKKTKRGVMDFETLLKEAAKGLVVRTDSRKILPGECFVAMPGTHVRGIDYIPAALDKGAQYVVAPASARDLVAPAVEKRALAVYHDNPAVALGLLARAHFHLTDRDLKLVGITGTNGKTTTSYIIEHLLAATGIKVGVLGTVNYRWPGFVMDAPLTTPDCWMIHELLYNMKKADVDVAVMEVSSHALDQYRVAGLDFDAAVLTNVTQDHLDYHGDMETYFQAKTRLFSTYLRPGRAGVINFNDPYGRRLLTSTEGGIGYGIGDSSLVTHEVGDKPMVQGRILSLTGQGMQIETSYKGKSWVVESPLIGAFNAMNLLAAQAVGLQLGLNCKDMCVLKDFPGVPGRLERVINDQGLDIFVDYAHTPDALENVQHTLKSLDFKRLITVFGCGGDRDRAKRPLMAKAVARYADVAVLTSDNPRSEKPEAIMDDARPGLARAAVVLEHPDRQTAITMAVAGMQPGDVLLIAGKGHEDYQQIAGTTIHFSDKEAALRAIGETR; from the coding sequence ATGTTTTTATTCTCTGGCTCTCATAGCGAAAAGAAGACGAAGCGAGGGGTTATGGATTTCGAGACGCTGCTCAAAGAGGCGGCAAAAGGGCTGGTGGTGCGCACCGATTCGCGCAAGATCCTGCCCGGCGAGTGCTTTGTGGCCATGCCGGGCACCCATGTGCGCGGCATAGACTACATCCCCGCCGCCCTGGACAAGGGGGCGCAGTATGTCGTGGCCCCGGCCTCGGCCCGCGATCTCGTCGCTCCCGCGGTCGAAAAACGCGCCCTGGCGGTCTATCACGACAACCCGGCGGTGGCCCTGGGCCTGCTGGCCCGCGCCCATTTTCACCTCACGGACCGCGACCTCAAGCTGGTGGGCATCACCGGCACCAACGGCAAAACGACCACCTCCTACATCATCGAGCACCTGCTGGCCGCAACAGGCATCAAGGTGGGCGTGCTCGGCACGGTCAACTACCGCTGGCCCGGATTCGTCATGGACGCGCCCCTGACCACGCCCGACTGCTGGATGATCCACGAGCTGCTCTACAACATGAAGAAGGCGGACGTGGACGTGGCGGTCATGGAGGTTTCCTCCCACGCGCTCGACCAATACCGCGTGGCCGGGCTCGATTTCGACGCCGCAGTACTGACCAACGTCACCCAGGACCACCTCGACTATCACGGCGACATGGAGACCTATTTCCAGGCCAAGACCCGGCTCTTCTCCACCTACCTGCGTCCGGGCAGGGCGGGCGTCATCAACTTCAACGACCCCTATGGCCGCAGACTGCTTACCTCCACCGAGGGCGGCATCGGCTATGGCATTGGCGACAGCTCGCTGGTCACCCACGAGGTGGGCGACAAACCCATGGTCCAGGGCCGCATCCTCTCCCTGACCGGCCAGGGCATGCAGATCGAGACCTCGTACAAGGGCAAGAGCTGGGTCGTGGAGTCGCCGCTGATCGGCGCCTTCAACGCCATGAACCTGCTGGCCGCCCAGGCCGTGGGCCTGCAACTGGGGCTCAACTGCAAAGACATGTGCGTCCTCAAGGATTTCCCCGGCGTGCCGGGCCGCCTGGAGCGCGTCATCAACGACCAGGGCCTCGACATCTTCGTGGATTACGCCCACACCCCAGACGCGCTGGAGAACGTCCAGCACACCCTGAAGAGCCTCGACTTCAAACGGCTGATCACCGTGTTCGGCTGCGGCGGTGACCGCGACCGGGCCAAGCGGCCCCTCATGGCCAAGGCTGTGGCCCGCTATGCCGACGTGGCCGTGCTGACCTCGGACAACCCGCGCAGCGAGAAGCCCGAGGCGATCATGGACGACGCGCGCCCTGGCCTGGCCAGGGCCGCCGTGGTCCTTGAGCATCCCGACCGCCAGACCGCCATCACCATGGCCGTGGCCGGGATGCAACCGGGCGACGTGCTGCTCATCGCGGGCAAGGGACATGAGGACTACCAGCAGATCGCCGGGACCACCATCCACTTTTCGGACAAGGAAGCAGCGCTTCGGGCCATCGGGGAGACGCGATGA
- a CDS encoding UDP-N-acetylmuramoyl-tripeptide--D-alanyl-D-alanine ligase, whose amino-acid sequence MKLTLGDVQHCLTGMAEECREFAVINAVRTDSRAVEPGDLFFCIEGWNFDGHEFAAQAETRGAVAVVASRMPEGVTVPVIMVRDTVRALGQLASCWRDLCGSILVAVTGTAGKTTVKEMLAAVVSRKFTVAKNYRNLNNQIGLPVSMLKADSGQEVWIMELGISVKGDMEELAVIASPDVAVITNVGPGHLEGLGDVAGVARAKSSLLKYMRQDGTAIVSKDYPELWAAATELTGSPVGFSTSDESASCHAVFLGADDDGRGRFRLRTPTGQGEFTAPFCGDHYAENVACVAAAANALGLPFDDIVAGVQAVEADCQRFCCRPMGDALVIDDTYNANPLSMGRSIRTAVAMAKDRPLVLVLGDMRELGDEAQARHEELGRLIRDVAPRAVFFKGAHCGDVLCGLDGGVDFTAVEGPGEFLAAWRDMELADAVVLVKGSRSLKMEAFAAALCRELDDRAGTQGGVR is encoded by the coding sequence ATGAAGCTGACCCTGGGCGATGTCCAGCACTGCCTGACGGGCATGGCCGAAGAGTGCCGCGAGTTCGCCGTCATCAACGCGGTGCGCACGGACAGCCGCGCCGTGGAGCCAGGCGACCTCTTCTTCTGCATCGAGGGCTGGAACTTCGACGGCCACGAATTCGCGGCCCAGGCCGAGACCAGGGGCGCGGTGGCCGTGGTCGCCTCGCGCATGCCAGAGGGCGTGACCGTCCCGGTGATCATGGTCCGCGACACGGTCCGCGCCCTGGGCCAGCTCGCCTCCTGCTGGCGCGACCTGTGCGGGTCCATCCTGGTGGCCGTCACCGGCACGGCGGGCAAGACAACCGTCAAGGAAATGCTGGCCGCCGTGGTCTCCAGAAAATTCACCGTGGCCAAGAACTACCGCAACCTGAACAACCAGATCGGCCTGCCCGTGTCCATGCTCAAGGCGGACAGCGGGCAGGAGGTGTGGATCATGGAGCTTGGCATCTCCGTCAAAGGCGACATGGAGGAACTGGCCGTCATCGCCAGCCCTGACGTGGCCGTCATCACCAATGTCGGCCCCGGCCACCTCGAAGGCCTGGGCGACGTGGCCGGCGTGGCCAGGGCCAAGAGCAGCCTGCTCAAGTACATGCGCCAGGATGGCACGGCAATCGTCAGCAAGGACTATCCCGAGCTCTGGGCAGCAGCAACGGAGCTGACCGGGTCGCCGGTGGGTTTCTCCACCAGTGACGAGTCAGCCTCCTGCCACGCCGTCTTCCTGGGCGCGGACGACGATGGGCGCGGACGTTTTCGCCTGCGCACCCCGACAGGCCAGGGCGAATTCACGGCCCCCTTCTGCGGCGACCACTACGCCGAGAACGTGGCCTGCGTGGCTGCTGCGGCCAATGCACTCGGCCTGCCCTTTGATGACATCGTGGCCGGAGTGCAGGCCGTGGAGGCCGACTGCCAGCGGTTCTGCTGCCGCCCGATGGGCGATGCCCTGGTCATCGACGACACCTACAACGCCAACCCTCTGTCCATGGGCCGGTCCATCCGGACCGCCGTGGCCATGGCCAAGGATCGGCCCCTGGTGCTCGTGCTCGGCGACATGCGCGAGCTGGGCGACGAGGCCCAGGCCCGCCACGAGGAGCTGGGCCGCCTGATCCGCGATGTGGCGCCCAGGGCCGTCTTCTTCAAGGGCGCGCATTGCGGCGATGTGCTGTGCGGCCTGGACGGGGGCGTGGACTTCACCGCTGTCGAGGGGCCGGGCGAGTTCCTCGCCGCGTGGCGCGACATGGAGCTGGCCGACGCCGTGGTGCTGGTCAAGGGATCGCGGTCCCTGAAAATGGAAGCCTTTGCCGCCGCCCTGTGCCGGGAGCTGGACGACAGGGCGGGAACCCAGGGAGGTGTCCGGTGA
- the mraY gene encoding phospho-N-acetylmuramoyl-pentapeptide-transferase, giving the protein MIYNLLVPLSSDVGIFNVFRYITFRSVWALLTALIISIIFGPAMIRWLQRIKCGQYIREDGPKHQAKQGTPTMGGIMIIIAVCASTLLWADLANVYVWLTLLVFTGFGAVGFADDYLKVVKRQNKGLSAKAKFFFQCFVAAAAIALLIQEPAYSTQLAVPFFKNFNPDLGWFYLPFALVVMVGASNAVNLTDGLDGLAIGPMVVAMACFAIFIYVSGHARMADYLAVPNVVGIGEVTVFCGAMVGAGLGFLWFNAHPAQVFMGDVGSLSLGGALGFVAVLAKQELLLAIVGGVFVFETLSVILQVGYFKLSGGKRIFKMAPLHHHFELKGIPESKIIVRFWILSILMALMALSTLKLR; this is encoded by the coding sequence GTGATCTACAATCTTCTCGTTCCGCTGAGCAGTGATGTCGGCATTTTCAACGTCTTCCGCTACATAACCTTCCGGTCGGTGTGGGCGCTGCTCACGGCGCTGATCATCTCCATCATCTTCGGCCCGGCCATGATCCGCTGGCTGCAGCGCATCAAGTGCGGCCAGTACATCCGCGAGGACGGCCCCAAGCACCAGGCCAAGCAGGGCACCCCGACCATGGGCGGGATCATGATCATCATCGCGGTCTGCGCCTCCACCCTGCTCTGGGCCGACCTCGCCAACGTCTACGTCTGGCTGACGCTCCTCGTGTTCACCGGCTTCGGCGCGGTGGGCTTTGCCGACGACTACCTCAAGGTGGTCAAGCGGCAGAACAAAGGGCTCTCGGCCAAGGCCAAATTTTTCTTCCAGTGCTTCGTGGCCGCGGCAGCTATCGCCCTGCTCATCCAGGAACCTGCCTACTCGACCCAGTTGGCCGTGCCGTTCTTCAAGAATTTCAACCCGGACCTCGGCTGGTTCTACCTGCCCTTCGCCCTGGTGGTCATGGTCGGAGCAAGCAACGCGGTCAACCTCACCGACGGCCTGGACGGGCTGGCCATCGGCCCCATGGTCGTGGCCATGGCCTGCTTCGCCATTTTCATCTACGTCTCGGGCCACGCCAGGATGGCCGACTATCTGGCCGTGCCCAACGTGGTCGGCATCGGCGAAGTCACGGTCTTCTGCGGGGCCATGGTCGGCGCGGGCCTCGGCTTTTTGTGGTTCAACGCCCACCCGGCCCAGGTCTTCATGGGGGATGTGGGCTCCCTGTCCCTGGGCGGCGCGCTCGGCTTCGTGGCCGTGCTGGCCAAGCAGGAGCTGCTGCTGGCCATCGTGGGCGGCGTGTTCGTCTTCGAGACCCTCTCGGTCATCCTCCAGGTGGGCTACTTCAAGCTCTCCGGCGGCAAGCGCATCTTCAAGATGGCCCCGCTGCACCACCATTTTGAACTCAAGGGCATCCCGGAATCCAAGATCATCGTCCGGTTCTGGATTCTCTCCATACTCATGGCGCTCATGGCGCTCTCGACCCTCAAACTGAGGTAG